GTAAAAAAACTGGTAAAGAACCACAAAAAAcgcagacaaaacaaaagtgagCAAAAGGAaggctaaaacaaaacagcaagcaaattgtagaaaatgaaaaacatagaaaaaaaaaatcatacaaaatgaagtaaaaacgAAGTTgctaatacaaaaaaaaaacaaacaagcacccCTCCGTTAGCAACTGCCGCGATGAATATCCGCGTTCATGAGCTAAAATCGCTATGCggttaaggaaaaaaaaaacgttctttCCGGTAACGCGAACCAAACTTTACCGTGGTTCCCGGTTCTTGAAGGCTCGATTAATAAGAGCGgatcgtgagtgtgtgtgtgtgtgacgtgcTGGGTGGTCCAGTTAGAGGTACATCAGAATCCTTGAGAGTCTTGCCTGCGACCACGGATGGGATGTACACGCCACACGGCACACAATCTCTCCTTTTGAACACGAATGACGATAaatgaatgaacaaaaatgaaaaaaaaaaaaacaactgcatTAAAATGTGATTTATAATTATAGATAAACTGATTGAGTAATTATTAACGAAATAAAAGCTCTATATATTAACTTGGTTCCGGTGTGTCCATTTCTTAAATTCCCTTAACTCGCTCTGCGTATTACTTTAACTATTTTGTAACCTCAAAATTTGGGATCATATTTGGACTTGTCCGTGCAACTCGCCTCCAAAATGTCTAGCTATGGGCAAATCAAGTAACAGGCCATCAGAGGCCATTCCCAATCAAGAAcattaattataatatttatcTAATATTTGTATTCTAGGCAAAATACGAGAGGAATGCGCACGTACTGCGCATGCTCCAAAGCAGTGGCTCACCTGTTGCATGGAGTGTCCATTACGACGGCTTCCTTCCACAACGATAGAGGACGTCGATGTCACTGTGGCCAATTGTGTGATGTACGATACCCGCTCGTCATATGATGCGGGCTATTTATAACCCACCGTGAAAGTATTGATCAAATAAGTGGCCAGATCTTGAGCAGCGCCTGGTAGTGACACGGAAAGTCGCACACAGTCGACGATGGAGTTAGCTGACCTTCCGCACGAAGTGAGTATTACATGTAAAATCAATCTACAACAATCAATTTCTAAGGCGATTGAGGACTGTTTCCGTGTTCCACTGTCTATCATCTGCAGCTATTGGAGAAAATCTTCACCTTCCTTCCGGTGACTGAGCTGGCGACGGTTTCGCTTGTCTGCAGCACCTGGTGTGATGTAATACGGACCTTTATTCTACCCAAGCATGCCGTGTTGCACGTTCGTCCTGTACATCCCGTTTCTCATCAGCTGATTGCCATGGAGACGGTGCTTACGGAGCAGTGCGGCAAACCCTTTCCCTGGACGAACGTGAAAATAACCATCCCGAACGAGGAGCTTCCACAGCGGCCGGAGTTTGGGCAGTTTTTCCAACGTCAAGGACATGCCCTCAAGTCTCTTACTCTGCAATGCATCCAGCTAACAGCGGACATACTGGAGGTGTTCCCCAAGTTGTACAACCTTGAGCGGCTTTCGATCATCAGTGAGTCAGAATCTCTGTATGGTACAGTTCCTGCAAACGTGGAAGTGGCACTAACCTCACTGAAGACCCTGAAGCATCTCAGGCTGCATCTTCCCTCGTATACCATCCTCCGGAGCGTTAGCTTCCTGAACGGTGCCGGGCTCGTTTCGCTTTCACTCGAACGGTTCGAGACGGAGCTGCATCATCTGAAACCGCTGCTGAACGCTCACCATCGAACGTTGCGCGAGTTAACCGTGCGTGTGGAGGAAATGAAGCCTCTACTCGCGCTGTTGAACTCCTACGACGAACTCAAGCTGTACCGGCTCAATCTGAAAAGTGCCGGCAATGAGGATGATTTTTCCGACGGCTTGCTGGCGTTATACGAGCGACAACCGCAGCTGCGTTCACTTACGATCGGATCGGAATTATCGCTACGGGCGGTGGATGCATTGCCGAAGAAATTGCTCCATCTGCAGGAACTGGAAATCATTGCCGAAAGCATCAACAACTGCAAGGCACTGAGTGAGCTGCGACACCTGCGACGACTTACGATGTGTCTGTACGATGTCCGTGCCTGGGATGAAACGGTGCAGATTGGTGGTGTGACGGAACTGTCGCTGGCGGTAACATTCCCACTCATCTCACCGGCCATATTCTGTTCCTTCCCCAACCTGCACCGGTTGTACCTTGA
This Anopheles marshallii chromosome 3, idAnoMarsDA_429_01, whole genome shotgun sequence DNA region includes the following protein-coding sequences:
- the LOC128715001 gene encoding uncharacterized protein LOC128715001, yielding MELADLPHELLEKIFTFLPVTELATVSLVCSTWCDVIRTFILPKHAVLHVRPVHPVSHQLIAMETVLTEQCGKPFPWTNVKITIPNEELPQRPEFGQFFQRQGHALKSLTLQCIQLTADILEVFPKLYNLERLSIISESESLYGTVPANVEVALTSLKTLKHLRLHLPSYTILRSVSFLNGAGLVSLSLERFETELHHLKPLLNAHHRTLRELTVRVEEMKPLLALLNSYDELKLYRLNLKSAGNEDDFSDGLLALYERQPQLRSLTIGSELSLRAVDALPKKLLHLQELEIIAESINNCKALSELRHLRRLTMCLYDVRAWDETVQIGGVTELSLAVTFPLISPAIFCSFPNLHRLYLEDVDDDTLMRDIVVVRTLMECMRNVRVLDLENFVFKEREILNDGVVRLEEMENLECLKYSCRDMSDASLLTMNLPHLRELYLTHCPNVSFKGISFLVASCPLVERLHLESNKRGLEDDALEMIARKLTHLRRLVLVNLRALTNDSLDAIVNNCFYLAELTITHCVGITLEKADAIEKLSVVKSLKNLVYS